The genomic DNA CGCCGGTGCCGTCCTCGGTGAACAGCAGGTGCCGCTCCAGCCGGTCCTGGCCGCGGCAGTGCATGTACTTGTCGACGATGGCGCGGTTGTGGTCCCGTACCTCTTTATCTGTGGACATACGTGCTCTCGCTTCCCTTTTACTCTTGCGGGCGGGTGGGAGGGTATGGACCGGGCGGACTCCGTTGTCCCGAATACGGTCGGCGGCCGCCGGGGACGCGGGTGTTCTGAGGCCCTTGCGGCACCGGCGGTTTCCCTGGAATTCCGGGTTAGTGCAGCGAACAGGACCCGCGCGTCAGCGGGTCCGGGCGGAATTCCCGGCCGGCCTTGGCGCGCCGCGGGCAAACCGCTGCGCGGGCCCGGTTCTCGGGATCCGGAGGTGCCGCAGTGGAGGTGCGGCCACGGTGGAAGATCGGACTGAAACACGCACCACCGGGTCGAGCCCCCCTTGTCCCTTGTACGGATCGGATCTACTCCAGCACCATATCCGCCCGCCGGGCCGTTTCCATGCGCGCAAGCGACTCTGCACGGATGCGTGGCAATGATTTGCCATTCTGATTCCGGCGGTATGTTCAATACGTCGCGACCGGCGTCGTGACGTGAATGTGCGCCTTCATAGAGTACGGGTCGAAAACCGCTGGGGCGGCCGTCACCGGGCCGGATCCCGCGGGCATTTGGGCGCCGGCGCCGCGGCCGGGCGCGGCGGGGCGTACGCGTGGGGCGTGGGCGTGCCCGCGGGGCGTACGGGGCGGACCGGTCCCGGGGCGGTCTTGCGCTTCGCCGCCGGGTGCCCAAGACTCCCCTACGGCATGTCAGGGGCACGGCAAAAACCGGGCCGCTGACGGTGTGTCTCACGGGCCCGTCACTTCGGGCCCTGGTTTCCCCCAGACCAGAGGAGACATCTGTGAAGATCCCTCGCACCACCCCCACCGGGGCTTCCCGCGGCAAGCTGCGGTTCATCACCGCGACCGCCGGCCTCGCCGCCGTGGCAGCGCTCGCGCTGCCCGCGGGTGCGAACGCGCAGGAAGCCTCACCCTCGTTCAGCGCGGCCGAACTCCGGGCCGTCGACCAGGCGGTCGGCGAAGCGGGCGTCGCGGGCAGCGCCTGGTACGTGGACCGCGCCAGCGACACCGTCGTGGTCACCGTCGACAGCACCGTCTCCAAGGCCGAGGTGGCCCGGATCACCGAGGCGGCCGGCGAGCAGGCCGGAGCGGTCGACATCAACCGCACCAACGGCAAGTTCACCAAGTACATCGCCGGCGGCGAAGCCATCACCACCGGCGGCGCCCGCTGCTCGCTCGGCTTCAACGTCCAGAACAGCAGCGGTACCAAGTTCGCCCTGACCGCCGGTCACTGCACCAACATCGGCAGCTCGTGGTCCATCGGTACCAGGACCGGCACCAGCTTCCCGACGAACGACTACGGCATCATCCGGCACTCCAACCCCGCAGCGGCGGACGGCCGGGTGTACCTGTACAACGGGTCGTACCAGGACATCACCAACGCCGCCAACCCGTCGGTCGGGCAGTCCGTCCGGCGCAGCGGCAGCACCACCGGTGTGCACGGCGGGTCCGTCACGGGCCTGAACGCCACCGTCAACTACGGCGGCGGCGACATCGTGTACGGCATGATCCAGACGAACGTCTGCGCCGAGCCCGGCGACAGCGGCGGCTCGCTCTTCGCCGGCAGCACGGCCCTCGGCCTGACCTCCGGCGGCAGCGGCAACTGCTCCTCCGGCGGCACCACGTTCTACCAGCCGGTCGTCGAGGCCCTGAACGCCTACGGCGTCAGCGTCTTCTAGACCCGGCACAGCGCACGCGGCACACGGCACCTCGCCCCGGCCGGCACCCGCCGGCCGGGGTTCGCGTTTCCCGCCGCCGGCGCGCGGCCGGGCGGGGCGCTTCCCCGGGTCCGTTTTCAGGGGCGGGCACGGTTCGTGCGCGGTCGGCGCGGGTACGCCGACGAACCGTGCCCCGGTGTCCGTCACCGGTCACCGATGGGACTTCCAGCCGCGCCACGGGGATGCCGTCCCGCACGGCGGGCTTCGCTCACGTGCACTCGTGGGACCAGACCGCGGGGATCAGGTGCGTACGAACTCCAGCACCCGCAGCGGCGGCTGGCCGCCGTCCACCGCCCCGACGGGGTACTCCTCGCGCAGCGCGTAACCGCAGGGCTCGATGAGCGCCCGGTGCTGCTCCAGGGTCCGCTCCCTGCCCCCGTAGAGGACCATCATCATGACGTCCATCAGGTGGCCGGCCGCCGGTTCCGGCACGGCGGGCAGGACGTACTCGACGACGACGAGCGAACCGCCCCTGCTGCCGGCCTTCGCGCAGTTGGCGACGATCCGCCGGACGCTCTTGTCGTCCCAGTTGTGCAGCACCCGGCTGAGCAGGTGCAGGTCGCCCTCGGGCACCTCGTTGAAGAAGCTGCCGGGCACCAGCTCGGTGCGGTGCTGGACGCCGGCGGCGCCGAGGAAGTCCGGGGCCGTCGCCATCGCCTCGGCGCGGTCGAAGATCACCCCGGCCGCGTCGGGCAGCGCCTTGAGCAGCCAGGCGAGCATCGTGCCCCGGTTGCCGCCGACGTCCACGACCCGCGAGGCGGCCGGCGGGCGGTAGCCGGCGGCGTCCAGGGCGGCCGGCAGCCGGGAGGTGGCGTAGCCCATGGCGCGGGCGAACTTCACGGCCTCGCCCGGGTGGCTGCCCAGGTAGTCCCAGAAGCCGCCGGGGGCGGCCGGATCGACCTGCTGCCCGCTGCGTACGTGCTCGGCGAGGCCCACCATGGCCTCGCGGATCGGCTCCAGCCACAGCACGGCCATCTCGCCGAGCCGCCCGGCGTCCGGGCCGAGCCGCTCGCCGGCCGCGGACAGCCGGAACCTGCCGTCCTCGTCCCCGGAGAGCAGCCCGACGGCCATCCCCGCCCGCAGCAGCCGGCCCGTGGCATCGGGGTCGGTGCCCGCGTCCTTCGCGATGTCCTCAGGGGTGAGCGCCTTGCCCGCTAACCGGCCGAGGATGCCTAACTCGACGATCGCGACGGCGACGGGGGTGTAGAGGTAGCCCGAGAAGAGCTGGACCAACTGGCGGCCGGCGGCGTCGTTCTCGCCGTCGGTCAGGAAGTCGAGCACGGAGTACGTGCCGGAGGAGCCGGCGCCGTCGCCGCCGGGGCGGGGCCGGGGGCCGTCCGGGAGTGCGGTCGCCGCCGCGGCGGCCGCCTTTCTGGTGCTGGACAAAGTGTCCTCCTCGTGGATGTGTGGGATCTTGTCCGCACGTTGCGGATTCCACGAGTTTCGACCCCGCGTCTAGGCCATCGGTACATGTCGAACTGGCGTCGAACTGGCGCCGGCTAAGCGGCGCCGGTCACCGCACGGATAGGGCATACACGGAATCCGGATTCCGCACACCCGGGCCGCACGGAGCCCCGGCCTCCGCGGCGTACCGCCCCCTGCCGCTACGCGCCGCCCCCGGCGGCGGCCTCGCGGATCGCGCGGACCGCGGCCGTCGGGACGTAGTCCCCGGGCACGCCCTCGACGAGGATGATGTCGCCGTCGATGTGCCGCGAACGCAGCGGCGCCAGCTCCCGGTAGGCCGGCGACTCCCACCAGGCCCGCGCCTCGGCGATCCCGGGGAAGCCGATCATGACCACGGCCCCGGGCCAGTCGCCCTCCTTCACCTCGTGCGGCGTGGCGTGCACGAGGAAGCGCCCGCCGTACGGCTCGAAGGTGGCCGGCAGCCGCTCGATGTAGTCGGCGACCTCCGGGTGGGGGGCGGCGTCCTGCAGCTTGGCGATGGCGTAGGCGGTCATGGCGGTCCTTCCGTTCGCTCGCGCGGTCCGTACCCTGCCGATCTTCGCAGCAGGGCGGACCGGGGTCGATTACCCGCCGGGTAGGCGACCCCGGCACGCGGCGTGGGACGCGCCCGTCAGGAGGGGATCCAGTCCCGCTCGATGTGGGGGGTCTCGATGCTCAGCGCGCGCATGTGCTCGATCGGGTTGGTGTACTCGCGGCTCGCCAGGATCTGTCCGTCGCTGAGGGTGAAGCCGTGGATGAAGTGGTTGCGGTAGCGGCCCTGGGGATAGCCGGGGAAGAGGATGGTGCCCTCGCCCTGGCACTCGACCCAGATGACCGACGGGTCCTGTGTCTGGTAGATGTGCACGTCGTGCCACTGCCAGTCCGGCAGCACCTGCATCGACAACTCGCCGTGGCGCTTCAGCTTCTCGCGCCCCCTGACGACGATGGGCCGCCCCATGTCGGTGTAGAAGAGCGACGCGGTGCCCTCGTCGGTGTAGAGGGTGTAGCGCCGCAGCCGGGCCTCCGCGCCGGTCCGCATGTACTGCTCGACGGCCAGGAGGTTGCGGGCCCGCAGGTCGTGGTGGTCGGTGAACACCGGAGCGGCGGTGTCGGGTGGTCGGGACACGGACGGGGTCATGGCGTCTCCTGGCGCATGTGTCGGATGTGGTCGGTGGTGCCGTGGGGAGAAGCGCGTACGCCGCCGTGGGGGACGGCTGCGGCCGTACGCGCGGGTCCCCCGGCCGGAAGCCGGAGCCGGCCCGGCCGGGGCGGGTGCGGGGAGGTCGCCGGAGAGCAGCCGGGGCCCGCCGGCGGATGCCGGCGGGCCCCTTCGGTCTCGACTCCGCGGTGGTCCCGTCGCCGGGACGCCGCAGGGCACCGCTGCGTGCCCGCGCACCGAGTCCTCGTTCCGGCCGGGGCCGGTCGTGACCGGCGGCTCTACTCCCGGCGCGGCGGGGTGTAGGAGGGGCGGGAGTTGAGCTGCGCCACCTCGCTCTCGGCCTTCTTGCGGTACATCTCCATCATCTGCGTGACCCGGGCGCGGTCCCAGGTGTCGGGGCTCGTGGCCCGCTCCATGGCCCTGGCGGCCATGACGACGCCGTTGGCCTCCTCCAGGCGGGCGCTCTCGTACGCGGCCAGCCCGGCCGGCACGTCCCCGTCCGCCCGCGCCAGTTCGTACGCCAGCACCCGCGCGTCCAGGACGGCCTGTGCCGCGCCGTTGCCGCCCGCCGGGTACATGGGGTGGGCGGCGTCGCCGAGGAGCGTGACGCGGCCGCTGCCCCAGGCGGGCAGCGGGTCGCGGTCGACCATCGGGTACTCCAGGACGTCCCCGGAGCGCTCCAGCAGGTCGCGCACGTCGAGCCAGCCCAGCGACCAGCCCTCGTAGTGCGACAGCACCTCCTTGAGCAGGCCCTCGCGGCGGTCGTCGACCGGGCCGTCGGCGGCCTCGGGCAGCAGGCCCGGCTCGGCGACCCGTACCAGGCAGACCCAGTTGGTGCGGTCCTTGCCGATCGGGTACGCCACGAGCGTCACGTCGCCGTCGCTCGCCCCGGCCCAGGAGCGGCCGGTGAGGAACGGCGGCACGCCCTCGGTCACGCCGCGCCACATCCGCTGGCCGGACCAGGCCAGTTGCCTCTCGTCGGGGTGCAGCCGGGCGCGGACCGTGGAGTTCAGCCCGTCCGCGCCGATCAGCCCGGCGGCCTGGACGGTCTCGGTGGCACCGCTGTCGCGGTCCGTCACGACGACCTCGACGCCGTCGCCGTGCTGGGTGAAGCCGTGCAGCCGGGTGCCGGTGCGGACGGCGTCGGCGCCGAGCCGCCTGCGGACCTCGTCCAGGAGCATCAGGTGCAGTTCGCCGCGGTGGATGCAGTACTGCGGCCAGTTCGAGCCGGTCGCCTTGCCGCGGGGCTGGGCGAAGAGCTGGTTGCCGGACTTGTCGCAGAAGACGTACTCGGCGGTGGGCACGCCGAGTTCGGCGAGCTCGTCGCCGAGCCCCAGTTCGGTCAGCTCGCGGACGCCGTGGGAGAGGAGGTTGATGCCGACGCCGAGGGGTTCGATGCGGCGGGCGCTCTCGACGACGAGCGAGTCGATGCCGGCGGCGTGCAGGCTCAGCGCGGTGGTGAGCCCGCCGATGCCGCCGCCGGCGATGAGCACGGGAGCGGCCATCAGGCGCCTCCCCCGGTTGCGCCGGAACACCGGGTGGAGGCGTTTCCGGCAGGTGCGGGTTCGTGGTTGCGGAGGTGGACGGACAGCGTGGCCGGGTCCTCGGGTTCGGTGCGTTCTCGGGTCTCGGTCATGCTCGGCTCCTTGTGCTCACGTGCTTTCCGGCGTGCATTCCGGCCGGGGTCAGTCCGCGGGACGTACCCGGTCGGAAACCTGAGATGACATCTGGTAATACGAGGCGAGCTTGAAGAACTCCTCGCCCCTCGCCACCGTGCCGGCGTAGACGTACGTCGGGTCGCCGCCGTGCACGGTCGGCATGTCGCGGGCGAACTTCCCGACCTCGGGCGCTATCCGGGACGGCAGCAGATCCGGGTCGGAGGTCCGGGTGGAGAAGCACATGCGCTCGATGCGGGTGGTGTCCCAGCCGAAGGTCGGGTACATGGCGTACGAGGTGCCGATGAACTCCAGCATGTGCTCGCTCGGCTCCGGCAGCCCCATGCCGCGCAGGGCGGGGACGATGGCGTCGGGGCGCGTGTACTCGGGGGTGAGCCCGCTGATGTAGAGGTTCCAACTGCGGCTGCGGTAGTCGACGCCGATGGCGGACACCTTGCCGTCGAGACCGGCCTCGCCGAAGGAATCGGCGTGCTCGGCGAGGGCCGGCGGCATGGACGGCAGTTCCGCGAGCGCCTTCATGCTCTGCGGCTTGGCGAGCGGGAAGAAAGTCACCGCTTTCCGGAAGCCGCCGACGACGCCGAAATCAACGGCATAGGCATCGACGGGAAAGCGGTCGCGAATCTCGGGAAACAGCCCCGTGACCGCGTGGTCGGTCTTGTCGAGCAGGCCGCCGGCCACCGCGGCGGCATAAGGGTCGCCCGTCTCGGTGGGCAAGGTGAAGTCGAAGGCCAGCTCGCCCCGGTAACGCTCGCCGGTCCCCATGCTGAAGATGATGTGGGCGTCGTCCCCGAGCCACTTGCCGAAGGTGTCCAGAGCCGGCCAGACCTTCTCCCGGGAACATGGCGCAGCCACCAGCCGGGAGGTCTCCTCGACGGCCGAATAGACGGTTTCCAGTTTGGCGGCCTCGGGCATTCTTCCCTCCAAGGGGGGTCGACCTCGCTTCAGTCAATCGGAACCGCTAATTCCTAGCCGTACTGCCCGAAGCAGGCGTGGGCAAGGGTGAACACCCCGCGATCGGCCTGGGAACACGCCCGGATCCTCCCAGCTCCCGCTTGCCTTTGACTTTACGGCGGCTTGGCGGCCGCTTGACAGCAGCCTGAACCGCCGGAAAAGGAGGCGTGTATTCACCGACGGTGCCCGGGCGGGGACTATTCGTCAATTCCCGGCGGACGGCCGCCGGAAGCCGGCACATTCACGGCGGCGGGACCGGACCCGCACCGCACGCGGACGGCCGCCGCCGGGGAGTCCCCGGCGGCGGCCGTCACCGCCTGCGCCGTACGGCGCGGCCCGCCTCACACCTTGCGCAGCACCGCCCCGTAGGCGTCGCACGCGTTCTGCACCTCGCCGGCCGGGCGCCACTGACTCACCGGAACCAGGCCGGGATCGACCATGGTCCAGGGCGCCAGGATCCGCTCCAGGTCCGCGCGGCCCCGGTCGATCAGCGGGTCGCTGGCCCGGCGGAAGATCTCGATGACGTCCGGCACGCGCGGGTCGACGTCGGACGAGATGTGGTTGACCGACAGGAAGCTGCCCGGCACCACCGCCTCGTGGATCCGGGACACGATGGCCGCCGGGTCCTCCTCGTCGGTGAGGAAGTGCAGGATGCCCGAGAGCAGGACGCCGACGGGCATCGTGAAGTCCAGGGTGGACCTGACGACTTCGTCGAACAGGATGGTGTCCGGGTCGCGCGCGTCGCCTTCGAGGGCCACCGTGTACTCGCCGTCGGCCTGGAGGGCCGCCATGTGCGCGACGGCGACGGGGTTCTTGTCGACGTACACGACCCGCGTGTCCGGCGCGATGCGGTGGGCGACCTCGTGGACGTTGTCGTAGATGTCCGTGGGCATGCCCCCGCCGATGTCGAGGATCTGCCGCACCCCGGCCTCGCCGACCCAGTACTCGACGGTGCGGTCGACGAAGAGCCGCTGCTCCCGCGTGAGCACCTTGAGGTCGGGCATGATCTGCTCGGCCTCCTCCAGCAGGTCGCGGTCGGCGTGCACGTTGTCACGGCCGCCCAGCGCGTAGTCCCAGAAGCGCGAGGGATGGGGCTTGCGCGCGTCCGGCAGCGGCATTCTCCCCTCGCGACCGGCCGGGTCCCCGTCATCCGTCATGTCCGCCTCCGTACCCGCAGCCACCGGTCTCACTCGCCGCCGAGCGTGATCGAGGTGTCGATGAACTCGTTGGTCACCAGGTCCTCGGGCGTCAGCCCGTCCTTGATCGGCTTCTTCTGCGACTCGAAGACGGGACCGGCGACGTCGATCAGCTCCTGCACCCGCGCGGTGTCGAACTCGCCGACCGGCTTGCCGGGTTCGGCGACGAGGTCGAGCGCCTGCATCTGCTCCACCGAGTACTTCCCGACGCCCTTGGAGAACGGCTGGTCGGCCTTGAAGGTGTCGCGCAGCTCGATGACCTTGTCGATCACCGGGTCCGGGTTCTCCATCAGGTCGACCGCGCCCTGCTGGATGACGGGCACGAGCTTCTTCAGGCACGGCGCCAGCTCGGCCTTGTCCGCCGGGCGGATCATCGGCGAGGGACCGGGGTTCGGGTAGTACTCGTACGCGAGCTGCGACTCGACCGGCTTGCCCCAGTCGGGCAGCTCCTCCTCGTAGATGTACGGGTCCTCGGTGGCGTACCCCGAGGTGGCGATGTCGCCGCCGGCGGCGACGAAGCGCGCGGGGGAACCGTCGCCCGAGCTGTCGACCTGGTCCTTCTTCAGGATGCCCTTGCTGGTCAGGTAGTCCATGTAGGGCGTGGGGACGTAGACGACGGTGGTGTCGGTCTTGCCGATGTCCTCGATCGACTTCACGTCCGGGTGCTTCTCCGGGTCCCACATGATGACCTGCGGGTTCTTCGCCAGCAGCGACATCACCGCGAGCGTCGGCTGCTTGTCGGAGTTCTGGATCGCCTCGTCGAAGCCCTGGGGGATGCCCAGGTGGATGCTGTCGTCCGTGTACATCTGCGAGGACGTCGGGTTGAAGCCGATCGCCGGGCCGCCGGAGCGCAGCTCCAGCTTCACGCCGGTGTCCTTGCCGCCGGAGGCGACGAGCGGCGCGGTGACCTTCTTGGCGTTGGCGTCGACGTCCATGTCGTCGCCGAGGAGCTGGTACATGGCGCCGGCGGAGGTGATGTCCGGCCACCACGCCGTCTGGACCACGATCGTCTCCGGGCACTCCTTGCTCAGGTCCGTGGCGCCGCCGGCCTCGGCGGCCGGGGAGGCGGTGTTCTCGGTGTTCTTGCCGTCATCGCCGCCGTCGTCGCTGTCGCCACAGGCGGCCAGCACGGACAGCATCGCTACGGCGGCGGCGAGGGGGACCGCCTTTCTACGCACGTGGTGCAGAGACATATGAGATCCATCGACGATCGGGCGGCCGGGGGCCGGTCGGGCTGACGGGGGTGCCGGACTGACTGATGCCTGATCATAGACATGCCTTCCGCGCGTACGTTCGGCGCGCTCCCCGGTCGAGTTCCTTTTGCAACATGGGGGTTGGTGCGCCGGAGCCGCGTGTTCCGCAGGGCGGCCCGCGTCAGCCGGGCGGCAGGGCGCGGCGGGCGTAGGCGCGGACGTCCGGGTCGGCGGCGACGGAGGCCAGCGCGGCGGCGGAGGCGCCGGCGGCCCGGTGCTCCAGCAGGGCGAGGACGGCGGCACGCCGGACGTCGGCGCCCGGGTCGGCGAGGGAGGGCCGCAGCTCGTCGAGCGTGAACTGCTCCTCGGCGAACGCCAGTACGCGCAGGATGCGCGGGTCGCCCGCGGGCGCGTGGGCCGCGGCCGGTCCCGGCACGCCGCCGGCGCGGGTCCCGGCGCAGCGCCGCCGCCGGCCCGCGCGACGGCTTCGCCGCGGACCTCGCCGAGGTGCCGCTCGGGCCCGCCGCGCGGCTCGTACCCGGCCACCGGCACCACGTACGGCTCGACCGGGCGGGCGGTGAACTCCATCGCCCCGGACGGCGACTTGCGCAGGTCCAGATGGTGCAGCCAGCGCTCGTCGTCACGCGCCGGGTGGTCGGTGCGCCGGTGGTACAGGCCCCAGCGGGACTCGGTGCGGGCCAGCGCGGCGCGCGGGGCCATCTCGGCGCAGTCGCGGATGCACGTGACCTCGGCGCAGCGCATCAGCTCGTGCGGCGTCCGCGCGCCCATCGCGGCGATCGGTGTTCTCCAGGTCGGCGCCGAGGAGCCGGACGCCGATGTCCATGGGCAGGTACGTCAGGTCCAGGGAGAGCGGCAGCCCGCCGAGGCGGCGCAGCCGCTCCACGTACAGCACCTCGCCGCCCTCGGGCGCGCCGAGGCGCTCGGCGACGCAGGCGGGGGCGGCGACCGGGCCCGCGGTGCGGATCCCGTTGGTGACGCGGCCGTGCTCGTGCAGCGTCTCGGCCAGGCCCTGCAGCCGGTCGAGCCCGTGCGCGTACTTCTCCGCGACGACCACCGTGCCCAGCCCGGGCACCCGCACCACCAGCCGCTCGGAGCGCAGCAGGTCGAGCACCTGGCGCACGGTGTTGCGGGTGGCGCCGTAGTCGGCGCCGAGGACCGACTCGTGCGGCAGCACGCCGCCGGCGTACGCGCCGCCGAGCACCTGGCCGCGCAGCAGGTCGGCCAACTGCCGCGCCCGGTCCGCGCGCAGCCGGCGGCGGCGCGCGGCGGCCGTGCCGTGACCGCCGGCACCGCCGCCGGCCGGGCTCGGCCGGCCGGCGGCGGGCTGCTCTCTCAGGCGTGCTGCGGAAGGCATGACGGCACCACAGGCGCGTGCCGCGCGGACGTGTGTTGCCGCAGTGTTGCGCCGTCCCGAAGCGCCCGCGGTAGGGGCCTGAGCTGGGACGACGCCGGGCGGTTACGGACTTCCGCCAGCCCGGGGGCCGCTAGAACGTCACGTCGCTGCAGAAGAAGTAGATCTGGTCCGCGTGCGACGCCTTCCAGATGGTGTAGACGATGTGGTGCCCGCTGCGGCCGGGTGCGCTGGCGTTCGCGGTGTAGTGGTTGGCGGGGCCGTACGGGCCCGCGGTGGCCACGCGCTCCAGGTCGGCCCAGTCGAGCGCGTCGGTCTTCGCGTCGTAGCCCTGCCGGGT from Streptomyces sp. CMB-StM0423 includes the following:
- a CDS encoding S1 family peptidase, producing the protein MKIPRTTPTGASRGKLRFITATAGLAAVAALALPAGANAQEASPSFSAAELRAVDQAVGEAGVAGSAWYVDRASDTVVVTVDSTVSKAEVARITEAAGEQAGAVDINRTNGKFTKYIAGGEAITTGGARCSLGFNVQNSSGTKFALTAGHCTNIGSSWSIGTRTGTSFPTNDYGIIRHSNPAAADGRVYLYNGSYQDITNAANPSVGQSVRRSGSTTGVHGGSVTGLNATVNYGGGDIVYGMIQTNVCAEPGDSGGSLFAGSTALGLTSGGSGNCSSGGTTFYQPVVEALNAYGVSVF
- a CDS encoding methyltransferase, with product MSSTRKAAAAAATALPDGPRPRPGGDGAGSSGTYSVLDFLTDGENDAAGRQLVQLFSGYLYTPVAVAIVELGILGRLAGKALTPEDIAKDAGTDPDATGRLLRAGMAVGLLSGDEDGRFRLSAAGERLGPDAGRLGEMAVLWLEPIREAMVGLAEHVRSGQQVDPAAPGGFWDYLGSHPGEAVKFARAMGYATSRLPAALDAAGYRPPAASRVVDVGGNRGTMLAWLLKALPDAAGVIFDRAEAMATAPDFLGAAGVQHRTELVPGSFFNEVPEGDLHLLSRVLHNWDDKSVRRIVANCAKAGSRGGSLVVVEYVLPAVPEPAAGHLMDVMMMVLYGGRERTLEQHRALIEPCGYALREEYPVGAVDGGQPPLRVLEFVRT
- a CDS encoding DUF1330 domain-containing protein; amino-acid sequence: MTAYAIAKLQDAAPHPEVADYIERLPATFEPYGGRFLVHATPHEVKEGDWPGAVVMIGFPGIAEARAWWESPAYRELAPLRSRHIDGDIILVEGVPGDYVPTAAVRAIREAAAGGGA
- a CDS encoding PhzA/PhzB family protein: MTPSVSRPPDTAAPVFTDHHDLRARNLLAVEQYMRTGAEARLRRYTLYTDEGTASLFYTDMGRPIVVRGREKLKRHGELSMQVLPDWQWHDVHIYQTQDPSVIWVECQGEGTILFPGYPQGRYRNHFIHGFTLSDGQILASREYTNPIEHMRALSIETPHIERDWIPS
- a CDS encoding FAD-dependent monooxygenase, with protein sequence MAAPVLIAGGGIGGLTTALSLHAAGIDSLVVESARRIEPLGVGINLLSHGVRELTELGLGDELAELGVPTAEYVFCDKSGNQLFAQPRGKATGSNWPQYCIHRGELHLMLLDEVRRRLGADAVRTGTRLHGFTQHGDGVEVVVTDRDSGATETVQAAGLIGADGLNSTVRARLHPDERQLAWSGQRMWRGVTEGVPPFLTGRSWAGASDGDVTLVAYPIGKDRTNWVCLVRVAEPGLLPEAADGPVDDRREGLLKEVLSHYEGWSLGWLDVRDLLERSGDVLEYPMVDRDPLPAWGSGRVTLLGDAAHPMYPAGGNGAAQAVLDARVLAYELARADGDVPAGLAAYESARLEEANGVVMAARAMERATSPDTWDRARVTQMMEMYRKKAESEVAQLNSRPSYTPPRRE
- a CDS encoding aromatic prenyltransferase; translation: MPEAAKLETVYSAVEETSRLVAAPCSREKVWPALDTFGKWLGDDAHIIFSMGTGERYRGELAFDFTLPTETGDPYAAAVAGGLLDKTDHAVTGLFPEIRDRFPVDAYAVDFGVVGGFRKAVTFFPLAKPQSMKALAELPSMPPALAEHADSFGEAGLDGKVSAIGVDYRSRSWNLYISGLTPEYTRPDAIVPALRGMGLPEPSEHMLEFIGTSYAMYPTFGWDTTRIERMCFSTRTSDPDLLPSRIAPEVGKFARDMPTVHGGDPTYVYAGTVARGEEFFKLASYYQMSSQVSDRVRPAD
- a CDS encoding SAM-dependent methyltransferase, with translation MTDDGDPAGREGRMPLPDARKPHPSRFWDYALGGRDNVHADRDLLEEAEQIMPDLKVLTREQRLFVDRTVEYWVGEAGVRQILDIGGGMPTDIYDNVHEVAHRIAPDTRVVYVDKNPVAVAHMAALQADGEYTVALEGDARDPDTILFDEVVRSTLDFTMPVGVLLSGILHFLTDEEDPAAIVSRIHEAVVPGSFLSVNHISSDVDPRVPDVIEIFRRASDPLIDRGRADLERILAPWTMVDPGLVPVSQWRPAGEVQNACDAYGAVLRKV
- a CDS encoding GntR family transcriptional regulator translates to MPSAARLREQPAAGRPSPAGGGAGGHGTAAARRRRLRADRARQLADLLRGQVLGGAYAGGVLPHESVLGADYGATRNTVRQVLDLLRSERLVVRVPGLGTVVVAEKYAHGLDRLQGLAETLHEHGRVTNGIRTAGPVAAPACVAERLGAPEGGEVLYVERLRRLGGLPLSLDLTYLPMDIGVRLLGADLENTDRRDGRADAARADALRRGHVHPRLRRDGPARRAGPHRVPLGPVPPAHRPPGA